In Octopus bimaculoides isolate UCB-OBI-ISO-001 chromosome 5, ASM119413v2, whole genome shotgun sequence, a genomic segment contains:
- the LOC106878968 gene encoding DNA-directed RNA polymerase II subunit RPB9 produces the protein MADKDFFEPTDSGPGFVGIKFCKECNNMLYPKEDKANKILLYACRNCQYQEIADNTCIYVNRITAEVDEFTQIIGDVIADPTLPRTEDHPCPRCGHRQAVFFQSHSSKAEEGMKLYYVCTNQQCIHQWTE, from the coding sequence ATGGCTGATAAAGACTTTTTTGAACCTACTGATTCTGGTCCAGGTTTTGTTGGTATCAAGTTTTGTAAAGAATGCAACAATATGTTGTATCCTAAAGAAGACAAAGCTaacaaaattcttttgtatgCATGTCGTAATTGTCAATATCAAGAAATTGCAGACAACACGTGTATTTATGTGAACAGAATCACTGCTGAAGTGGATGAATTTACACAGATTATTGGTGATGTAATAGCTGATCCAACATTGCCGAGAACAGAAGATCATCCTTGTCCAAGATGCGGCCATAGACAAGCTGTATTTTTCCAGTCTCATAGTTCCAAGGCCGAGGAAGGCATGaaattatattatgtttgtaCTAATCAACAGTGTATTCATCAATGGACTGAGTAA